The genomic region TTGTCCCTATGGGAGTGGTTTCTCCCACAATCAATATGACCCCCCCCCAGTAGGTCACTGAATGGCCTTTATAGTCACCTGAGCTCAACCTAACTTACATAGGCtgagagatttttattttttaatttttttcctttcctacTGATCTTGGATTTTGCTCCACATACCTCCTTCAAAGTACAAGATGATAGAAATTATGTTTACCCAACACCTCACTAAGacactttatttatgtttttatttccattaaATTGTTACCCATCTGTTTTTCTTGAGCTGCCACAGCCACTGAACTTTGTACTTAGTGAATGAGTGGCTGAAGTGATGTCTTAGTGATGCCTTTTAAACAGAATgtgtggtgttttgttttgggggttttcccAGTGGCTTATACCTACAGTACATCTTCAGATGAAGACTTACATCTGTGATGCAGCTGTGATCATAAACTTCCATGTTTTAGGCACTTTGTATGGGGGCCACAACCACATCATTTAGAAACCACTAGGTAATGCACTGACTGAGCTGACATTACTATTAAGGAAAAATGTTGTACATTTCAACAGTGTCTGTCCCCTTTTGTCCTGGCAAACGTGAGGGGgagatgatttttattttaacatctgCTTTTTCCCCCTTCTATTTACTTGTTGAGGTAATATTCAGCGTTTAACGTTGTTTAGCACAGTACCAGTGCACTTACtcaatgcacttttttttttttttttttggctcaaTCAAATGTCATTTGCAGATTTATGACAATATAACGTAAGATGTATTGCAAATGAATTTTTATTTCAGCTGCCATCAGGTAGAAAACATTCGCGGTATTAAGTCATCCTCTATTCATTTATGTAATGTGGATCCACAGCGGAACAATTTAATGCGCAGCTTTCGTCTTTCTTTCTGGTTGTTTGggttctgttctcaaactgagaGCCaagtaaatgtttaatttttaaccACTCAGCACCTCATTGTACAGATAAGAATGGCATATAGCTGTTTCCATTCTCTTTGGTGTGTAAAGTTTACTGATCTGTATGATGGTTTGGGGGTTTTTCTCATCTATTAGTGAACAACCGCGATACAGTAAATTTGGTTAATGTATCGGGCCTTAATTGATCTCTTTGGTCATGTAAAAGCAACAACTATTTATACCCCGTGTAGGGCCTCTTTTGAAATATATtacatgtattaaaaaaaattgtgatgtcttaaaaaaatgtgaaatgtatcCATATTATTTATAAATGCCTTTATTCTGTTGTACATTAAGAATATCTTCATAAAAATGTGCTGTTTTGGCTTCTTTTAGTGGATGGAGTGGGAAAGgggtgtttttcttgttttccactGGGACAGAAACTCAAACTGTTATTTTGAAAGAGTTTATTATCATGTGACACATTGAACAAATGTTATAACACATGGCGACGAAAGCATTTCAATATAAAACACCCTTGTGCCCCGAGAGGTCCGCTGGGCAAAGCAGTATGACATACAAACATATTAATCAcactttaaacttttaaacGGATATTCCAAAATATTCTAAGTTATCTTTATAATCAGCTAAGCTCTTCGGATCTTTTTCACACTCACTAGTCAAGGTGCAAGTGCGCAAGTGGACGATAAAATTTTCACTGCTAACACATGCAGGTTGGCACAAATTTTAGGACAAAGGAAGAGGGGCAGCTGCAACACTGGTGCTTCTGGTCATAAATTCAGAGCTTCAGCCACCTTTCTCTCCTCAGGAATACCATTTACCTGGAACACAGTGAAAGCAACAGCTGAACCACAGAGACGTGACAAAACTTCCAGAAATCTAACACTAAATACAGATGTAAGCAGCAATGCTTGGGATCCAAGCAGACTGCACACACTTTGTTAGTGCTTATTGTTCGCTGGTAACTGATGCATGCTATTGACAACTAGGACTGACAGTTTGTACCCTGCCTGGTCCCTTCCTACAGTAGCTGACTTGCAAGCATAATAATTTTATGCTCTGTCTAATTTAAAGGCCTGCAAAAGCATCACGCTCCGTTAGTTGCAGGTGTTAAATAGCTTATTAAAGCATGATCTGACatttagcaaaataaaaatgctgacCTAACTACAATGAGACACTGCACATCACGGTAGACTGATCATGTTTTGAAGTTCGTAACTTTCAACAAAGTCCACAGATGATGCTCACTTAATTTTTAGATAACTGGTCCAAGAACTTCAGGGGAGAAATTAGAATTTTACTCCAGACCAAATTCTGTTTGAGATAACTGCAAAAGTTTTAACTTATTATTACAGCGCCACCTATGGATACAGTTCAAACTTTTCACAGATGATGCTCACTTAATTTTTGGACAATTGGTCCAGAATTTCAGAGGGGAAATTAGAATTTTACTTCAGACCACTCTCTCAAGAGTAATGTCTTCTGGATTTTGCAACACAACCATTTTTAGCATGGTGAAATAAATATGGAGAAGATGAAAAATCTGAACATTTACAGTTTCTCATGCAGCTTCTCTGCTTGGATCCCAAATTATCTCAGCTTTAAATCATGAACAGCCGGCAGCACCTACCTCCAGCCTTCGAAATGTTGACATGACATAGTTATCTCCTTTGTTAGCAGTGAACAGAGAGAGGATTCGGTTAGTGCATCATGCAGCTGATACCCGTGCTCACAGGAGGGCGCTCACACGCCAGCGTCACCATTAGTCGGCTCATGCAGCAGATGATAACGGTGCAGTGATGCAGAAGGAACAGACTGAAGTTATAAGAAACTATGAAGCCAAGTGGTTTTATATGGATTCACATTATTGATGCCAGTATAGTCCAAGAACTGAATTTAGTGAGAAGTAATATAAAGGCAAGTGAATTGTAAGTCATTTTTACTGTGAAGGTGCTTAAACCTTCAGAGGCATGCTTTACTGCACTTGAAGTCCTGATGAACATTCGGCAAGAGAGAGTGTGTTACCAATAGCAGACATCCAGGTATGCTGACTCTATGCTATGAGCTGCTGTTAAACATCTGTCATTTCAAAGAATTCCTGGAAATATACTCCTGACATATGTTCCTGAAAATTCTAACCATTCAGCTGCTTCATATTACAAGACGGCTGTCTTAAGATTCTCACCTGATGGCCGCTGCTGTGGTATCGTAATCTGGTTTTGCAGATTCCTGAAATCATAAACAACAATATTATGCCAAAGCATGTTATAaaaatgtttggggttttttttgttagtttcaaGCCCGTTAGGAGAAATCATGGGACAGCTTGAAGCTCTTAAGCTCTAGTTGTACTTTCCAAAAGGCCTGACTTGCTTTCTGTAGCTATAGTTGTAAACACCACATAGCTGGAAAGTGCTTGAAACAACATGGCATTGTTCCAACTTATATTTTCCATTTAACACCTATAAGCCTCATATCTGCATCTGCTAATGAGTGTGGGCGTATGTGTGGCTGTACTTAGTCATCCATCCGTCTTATGCTTCCCACCAAATCCCTGAACTCACGCCTGTGTCTGCATCAGCGGCATGCTGGTGGTCTCGTAGTTGTCGGGGTGGATGGGTGGAACCACCTCGCCGCTGACTGGGTTGAAGACGGGCAGCGTAGAGAGCGGCCAGGAGATCTCTCGGTTCTTTGACATGCTCCTCAGCTCCTTGGTGGACTTCTGGATGGAGCTGTGGTGAACCAGCTGGATGCTGGAGGAGGGGAGAAGCAGTGAATTCGTATTGCAGCATGTTTCTGTGTCATGGGTAGGGGGTTGTCTCATCAAAGCTTAAGTGATGTGCACTCAAGTTTGTGCATGCACAAACAGAACTATAACATCCAACCTCACCTactgctgttctttttttctttttttttggtttgttttccatttgtttcaATTAAATTTAGGTGTAATGCTGAGTACATAGTTCTGATAATCCTACAGCTggtcattacatttttttcagcagcccactgaatgaatgGATGCCAATGCCAACGCACGTATGAGCGTATGAATGGACATGAAACAGCCATGAATGACAACATAAATGACCAAAACTGCAAACCAAAAACAGAGGGGGAGggaacagaaataaaatttaaaagaagaacACAGGAGAGGTAAAACACTTACTCTggtgtttgcatgtttcttttttccctagaaacaaaacaaaatggatGAATTAAATACTAATATTAATAGGTAAAGCAACATCTGCACACAAGTGAATGAATGGATTGTTGGATAAAGACAAGGTGGACATGATGTGGAACActgagtgaaaaaataaaaaggggagggggggcacACGTCTATCCCAGCCTGTAAACGATGGATGAGGATGACTGATCATCCATGTTGTGGCTATGCTTCAAAACATCAAGATGCAGATGACAAGAGTCACAGAGACCCGAGACAAACACTGATGAGGAACTTAACTACTGCATGGTAATGGCAAGCTGCAGTTAAAGTCCAGATTTCCATTCTTTTTCAGTTATCCTACAGCTAACTGAGCTTTTCAGGCTTATTTTTGCTGTCTCTCATATGGTTCTCGTACACTTTTGGCTGCTTATTGGGGTATTTGGTGCAAAATTTGCATAGAAATGTTAAGACCGAGCACACTTACACCCCTTCCCGCCTGCAGCACATAGTGTAGCCGAGGATGAAGAAGAGAACTAGCGCCACGGCGGAGGGAACAGCCAGCGTGACGAGGAAGTCGGAAAAGTAGTCCCGACTTTTCAGAGACTCGGATGGGGGTTTGTACTCCCCGAATTCGGGCAGGATCCCCGTTCCGGGTTCGGGACGTGTAACGTAAACTGGGACTACTTTGTTGATGTCAaccttaaaaggaaaaaaaaacaaagacataaaGATCAATTAGAGGTTGCATACTTTTAGtgcattttaatgcatttttagtGAATTTGTTGGAACGCATCCTCACCAGAGAAATCTTACACCAGTCGATGTGAAACTGAGCTCGGAACTTCTTGTCACAGCTGATGACGGGCTCCATTTCCTGACTGCAGCGCAGCTGGTTATGTGGGCTTTCCACCTCCCGCAGGCACGATGAGAAGGGAACATCAGCACCGACCATCACATAGACGCTagaggagagaagagaagaagaagatggagtCTAATTTTACAAGTTTATGCTGAGGTTTGTAATAATCAAGCGTTCTCTCCTGCTGAGTGCTCTGCTAGACGCTTTCAAGTTCCAGCGTAAATCTTTGATGAACAACTTATGGCAGCTCATGTTGGCTATTCCCATCTGAGTTAAAGGAACTGACAGCATATCGGTGTAGACGGCTACGTGCTTTTATCTAATTTACAGAAAACTGAGGATCCCCAAAGCcccaattaaattaaatgttaacatAATGTGAGTGGGCTGAAAATACTGTTGATTTGTTTGATTTAGAGAGGTGAAGGGGTCACTCATGGAGAGATTTGGCACAGACAAGCTGAACCGAGTAGAGCTAAATCTTATCCTTGAATCCTTGTAAAGGAAAATATGTAAGTAGGGGATTACttcaaaaaaacccatcaaaattcacaaatgttttctgtttctgttcagaTGAGACCCACGTCCAGATCCTCACCCTTCTTTTAAGTTGTTAATAGGTAGCGGCACCCGGCCACCGCGGTCCAGTGCCGAGGTAATGTTGATGGCATTCAGCCGCTCGGGCTGCCAAACGTTCTTCACCGCTCCCAGGAAGTCTCCCAGCACCTCACTGGCCAGCATCTCCTCCACATTCATATTTTTGATGTAGAACTCTGCTTGGTAAGGTAGGGGGAACTCTGTGCGCAGAGACAAAGACACAGTCAGAGAGAAAGGCTTAAAGAGGTTAAAGGCAGCAGGCTGAGGTAACAGTAGCTGACACTGATTTTTACCAGTCTGCCCACCGGACACTGCTTTGCCTGCGCTGCCTTGTTATGACTGCTTCCTTCGGGGGCCAGATGGcagatgacatcacagcacaggGAGAGTGATGTCACATTAGCAGTTTGAACAGCTGCTGAGCGTTCCCCCTGACTCAGTTCATACTGTACTGCCTGTACTGTGATGGGTCAATATGGCAGCGAGCAAATCTACAGAAGTGCAGGTGCAGAGATGCTCTCCACAGCAATACAATGAAAACTCAAACTGAGGTAGGATTGTGCGGGGTTTTCACCATGACTGACTGAAGTGGACACTTCACTAGAACTATACAGTCCTTCAAGTATCCTTTCAAGACATTATGATCTTATCACATAACCTTCATCCGCAGATTTTGACAAGTTGACATGAAATTGACTTATCTTATAAAAGCTCCAGAACAGCTACTCAGTGCAGTGATGTTACTTTATCATCTGCTGTATTTACATTCAAAGACCGACGATGAACTTTTGGTTGTGCTTGATAAAAGTAATCAAAGACAACATTTTCTCTTGAGGGAAGCTCATTACACAGTCCAAGTACTGAGTGTGCTTTCAGGATTTAATCAGCGAAGCTGCGCAGTCTGCGCTCAGTTTGCTCTAAGCTCTTATGTACAAGTTCCTCTTACCTTCTGCAGCCTTGATGTTTATGACCAAGTTGTGCCGCGCTGTCTCGAAAGTGCGCCTGTTATAGGCAGTAATCTGTAGGACACAGAGGTGAAAGTTTAAGCCCAGATCAGTCCAGCTTATAAGGCAGCAGCTCTCCGGACAAGGCTGAGCTAGATACACGACCCGGGTTCTGTACCCAGCTGAGGCGCCGTTGAACACTTTAAGCCTTTTGGGAAAAGAATTTGTACAGTAGCTTATGGGAAAGCATAACAAGTATAAAGGAATTTAAGTCTAGCATCTTTAAGAGTAACATAGTACTACGTCGCTTccaaacacatatgcaaatCAGCTGGGCTCAGTGAAATAAATTCCAACTCATCCTTGGACTACAACTTGACAGATTTCATTGAATGTTTTAAATTTGCTCAAGACTTTTGGCACAAAAACGAGCAGTCACTTTCCATAGTTGAAATAAGCAGCAGCACAAATTACTTAATCTCCACTCTTTTCACTTTGAAAGCAGTCCAACCACCCACCTCTATGACAGTGGGCTTGCCAATGTGCTCTGCAGTGGGAGAACCGTAGAGCACTCCGTCACTATGTGGGGTCCTTTGGATATATCGCAGCCAGCCCGGCCTGTCGGGGTAGCCCTTCAGGTTGGTGTTGAAAGTGATCGGATCGTTGCTGGGGTCACCTGCAGACAGAGCAGTGGAACGGTAGGTGGGCCAATAACGTTTAGACCACTTTGCTGCGTTATGAAATAAGCAGCGCTCTATGGAGTTTATATGCAATCACCACCTCTACAAATGTTTCAGATGTATTTAGAAATTCAGATATATTGATGATATACTATACAAACATGATAATAACATGTTTTTGATCACAGTGTGAATGTGACAGCGTTATACCTGATTTTGGGTAAGGAGGAAACTCTCCTTTGAAATACTCCCTCTCCAGAACGTGGACGAACAACACGCCTGCAGACGGGTAGACATTACGGTCTGCGTGTGACCTCGACAGGATGGTGACCACtgaaacacacattttaaagacaacagaagtAAGCAGAACATTTCCTGTATGTGTACTATTCATCAATAAAGTGGACCTTGgtgctttttcatattttggtaCACACAATAAACACTATGTCCAAATGTTTTTGTGTAGACTGTCatatctattttatttatagcctttaccacatttaaacaacaaaaattgACCCAAAGTCATTTTGAGACAAACGCATTTGAATATATTTAGTTGAAAATGAGCACAAAAAGTCCACTTTAATGTCCTGCAAGCAacatcaaatggaaaaaaagagaaaatgttaaactagTTTAAACGTGAAATCAGTAAGTATTTGCGGTGATCTATTCTATCCGTTTCTCTTGCCTGGCATCTGCATTCTTGTAAAGGTAGAAGCATTCACTTCCCACAAACGTCAACAAGTGTGAAGAGAAGAACTCAGATTATTGCTCAGACAGACTACAGCTCTGTAAATAAGAGGTGCTTAACAAAACCatttaaagaaaggaaaagcgTCTGAGGTACTGTGAGTGAAAGCAGCAGTAATGAGAGTCACTCAGATTGTACAGAGTTCTTTTAACGCCCTGCCCCCCACTTGATCTCCATTGTGCTGTCTTTTTAGCCCCTGCTCCGtttcaaacacaaacatttagtCTTTATTTGTGAAGGGCATCACTAGGGAAATGGTAGCCCCTTAACAAAAATTTACACAATGTAAGACCGGGGGTGATTTACccatttctctccctctctctctccctccttttgtgtctttctctttcattacttcctcctctcttgcttcatctttttttgcttgtgtaCCTCACGGCTTTTTTTTAGCacagagttttctttttttccctctctcgtTCTCTCTTTCCGTTCTCGATTTTTGCCTTCTCTGTGCCACAGTGGGTGGGAACTCAATTTTTAATCACCATGGGAGACTGAGGCCGAGTGTACGAGGTAGAAGaggaagagggggaggagggcTTGCAAAGACGGAGGAAGGGAGACTGGACTGGAGATCTGTGCTATGAAGTgccagagagggagagagagggggggttTGAACTGTTCTTGCCCGCGGACATACAACTCCAGACACATTAAGCAACTAGGTAAAAGCCTGGGTAAAGTCTCTATGTACATATGTGCCTTCCCACGGGCAAAGAGTGGCTGGTTTTCCCAAGTTTTACAACCCTTTCTAATCTGCTAATCAACCCAGCATTTTCTATCATTAGCATCATAATATTAAGTACTCTTCTCCTTCTACACTGAACACAGGCTGACTTTCAAGGAGAATGCACTGAAGAGAGTAATATCaggatttacattttaattcatgtcaATGAGAAGGGGGAGTGAGCATTAGATGCAGATTAATTAATAAACCCTCAGCATCTACAAGTACACCAGTGAGACACTGCAACTCTAAAGACATAAAACAGTCTCACATGTATGTTAAACCCTCCAAGAGCTGTGGTCAGTGACAGAGACGCTGAACTGACCATGTGTCTACAGTCCCCAAGGGCTCAGTCACGGCAAGATCCAATCAATAGCATTTAGCGGCTGCTAAATGTGGTGTTAGATGAACAACCTGAGGTCGTATACACCACATCTCTTTTCAAGAAAACCACCTGGGCATGACTAATCTGTGCGATGGCTCTTCTCACCGCAACCGCTGCACCCATCGCATTAGGATCTGGGTTAGTCTGAGACCAAAAATAAACCATCATTCAGTCTCAGCAGACCGCTTACTCGCTGATGACTTCGGTCGATCCTCAAAGCTGAATGCACGCCCTCGGATTCTATTATGTGACACATTGGGCCTCATTAATTCTCCGCCACACAAAGGACCACTTTCAGACCATGCCGGTCAAGGTCAAATCCTGGCTACGCTGCTTTAGTCCGAGCCCAAAACTGGATGTGCTGTGAACATTTGCAAGAGATTCGGAGATGGCAGATGTAGGACATTCGAACAGCCTCAAGAAAAACCGAAGTGTTTTAACCTACTGATATTAAACCTTTTCATCCAACAACAAAGATTTAGGGATGaagacaattttattttttagtcagtGAAGCTTAAGTATGtttcaatgcagcagcttccaCTTATGGCTCAGCCAGTGTAAGTAGAGATCACTAACTAAGCTACACCGAGGATTTGCTAATAGCATCAGATCTGCTTATTTGCAGCAGGATGACTTTCTGCCAGGCCTTCTCGAGTTGATGACCAGCAGCACTTCCACCGTACACCAATACATCACCAATTTAAGGTTAACGGTAAACTGTCCACTGCATACTAACCCAGCAGTTTCAGTTGGAGGACAAAGGTAGTGAGGCAAGATGTGCATGACAACACATATAAGAAGCTAGATTTTCCCAACAACAGGAATGTTGCACTACCGTCTATATATTCTCTATGAATTGCTTAAAATCATTCAAACACtgctttttaactttttaacccACATGCCATCATACCATAGTAGACGCTTGACAGGCCTTAGGGGTGGTGGAAATAGCTAACCAACTTTATGATTTTCTAGGCTGACCTTAGACTGGGATAATGTCACGACTGACATTGGACTAGTTAAAAATGCCATTGGCAACGTGAAGAAAAGTAAACCTCCCTCCTTCAATTGGCTCCAGCTAACTGAGGCCTCAAACTAGATGAGAGGCAACAGAAGGATGTCCTTTAGTTCTGTTGAGTCAGCTTCATGTGCACATGTAGCCTGGGTCATGAGGAATGCATGTGCTCCTTTGGTGTTTAGCGGGGAAGCCCAGAAAACAAGGATCGCTACTGTTGTAGTATTCTGCCAACAGAGTCTGAGCCTCgatctgttctcagacatggaAGTGAAAGTCGCTGCTGGTGTCACAACAAGCAGAAGTCAACGGATAAAGACAAGGGCGGGCAAGAAACCACCGGTTCCATCCTCTTGCACTCAATAAatgtaagtaaataaaaaatgtatctaCAGTGCTCATTAGCTTTAAAACAGTGCTGCAAAGTATCGACATCACGTTAAGCAGAATAAATATTGCTTTCTGTAATAGTTAATGATTTAGGAGGAATTCTAATTCTAGCAAAGACAAGGTTTAGATGACATTCAAATTCATTAAAGTGCAGCTACAGCAGAAGAAAGTGGGCCAAGTCTGGGGGACAGCAGACAACTCAAAACAATAATGCCAGTATTAATGGGGAACCAGCTGAGCGTGTCACTGTGTTATGACcgaggggagggggagggggacaGCGGGTCAACACATGACGTGCACCACTGCACACACCCACTCACCGTCTCTGGACACGGCTGCTCTGTGCTTCAAGGCCACGGATTGCTCCACACGGACATTTCTCCCGTGTAAAGCGCTGTGTTTCGTGTCATAGGCATGCACAGTGCAAACTACTGGATCAATGGATAAAAGCATGAATGGaacaagtttctttttttagcagCAATTTAAACAACAACACCCAGTTTTTAAAGCACCCTGACAAAAATCTGATTCAGTCTGTTGCACCCGTCCAGCATTAATTAAAGCCTGTTGTCATAGTTATTGTTTTAGAggagttttaaatattttctaaaATATTAACGTAGGCGTTTTCACAAAATGTTAAAACCAATCTAgacaaagtacaaaacaaaatgtaagcATATTGACTTGACAACAAATACTGCACTACAGACTGCCGCATTTATATCAAGCGGGATCGCCAGGCTGACTTTAATGTGGCTTGTTGGAGAGGTAGAATATGGTCAGAGAAGAAGCCATTAGATTTCAGTGCAGATCCTGACACTATCTTGAAAATTGCACAACAGGACACTAGCCTTTGTGAAGGATTAGCTCTCAGTTTGAAAGCCCTTCTGCTTTCAAACTCAATAGCACTTCTCT from Pelmatolapia mariae isolate MD_Pm_ZW linkage group LG22, Pm_UMD_F_2, whole genome shotgun sequence harbors:
- the sgce gene encoding epsilon-sarcoglycan isoform X2; the encoded protein is MICTMSAAAVAVWLGTVCTVHAYDTKHSALHGRNVRVEQSVALKHRAAVSRDVVTILSRSHADRNVYPSAGVLFVHVLEREYFKGEFPPYPKSGDPSNDPITFNTNLKGYPDRPGWLRYIQRTPHSDGVLYGSPTAEHIGKPTVIEITAYNRRTFETARHNLVINIKAAEEFPLPYQAEFYIKNMNVEEMLASEVLGDFLGAVKNVWQPERLNAINITSALDRGGRVPLPINNLKEGVYVMVGADVPFSSCLREVESPHNQLRCSQEMEPVISCDKKFRAQFHIDWCKISLVDINKVVPVYVTRPEPGTGILPEFGEYKPPSESLKSRDYFSDFLVTLAVPSAVALVLFFILGYTMCCRREGVEKRNMQTPDIQLVHHSSIQKSTKELRSMSKNREISWPLSTLPVFNPVSGEVVPPIHPDNYETTSMPLMQTQANLQNQITIPQQRPSGDNYVMSTFRRLEVNGIPEERKVAEALNL
- the sgce gene encoding epsilon-sarcoglycan isoform X1, coding for MICTMSAAAVAVWLGTVVCTVHAYDTKHSALHGRNVRVEQSVALKHRAAVSRDVVTILSRSHADRNVYPSAGVLFVHVLEREYFKGEFPPYPKSGDPSNDPITFNTNLKGYPDRPGWLRYIQRTPHSDGVLYGSPTAEHIGKPTVIEITAYNRRTFETARHNLVINIKAAEEFPLPYQAEFYIKNMNVEEMLASEVLGDFLGAVKNVWQPERLNAINITSALDRGGRVPLPINNLKEGVYVMVGADVPFSSCLREVESPHNQLRCSQEMEPVISCDKKFRAQFHIDWCKISLVDINKVVPVYVTRPEPGTGILPEFGEYKPPSESLKSRDYFSDFLVTLAVPSAVALVLFFILGYTMCCRREGVEKRNMQTPDIQLVHHSSIQKSTKELRSMSKNREISWPLSTLPVFNPVSGEVVPPIHPDNYETTSMPLMQTQANLQNQITIPQQRPSGDNYVMSTFRRLEVNGIPEERKVAEALNL
- the sgce gene encoding epsilon-sarcoglycan isoform X3 encodes the protein MICTMSAAAVAVWLGTVVCTVHAYDTKHSALHGRNVRVEQSVALKHRAAVSRDVVTILSRSHADRNVYPSAGVLFVHVLEREYFKGEFPPYPKSGDPSNDPITFNTNLKGYPDRPGWLRYIQRTPHSDGVLYGSPTAEHIGKPTVIEITAYNRRTFETARHNLVINIKAAEEFPLPYQAEFYIKNMNVEEMLASEVLGDFLGAVKNVWQPERLNAINITSALDRGGRVPLPINNLKEGVYVMVGADVPFSSCLREVESPHNQLRCSQEMEPVISCDKKFRAQFHIDWCKISLVDINKVVPVYVTRPEPGTGILPEFGEYKPPSESLKSRDYFSDFLVTLAVPSAVALVLFFILGYTMCCRREGVIQLVHHSSIQKSTKELRSMSKNREISWPLSTLPVFNPVSGEVVPPIHPDNYETTSMPLMQTQANLQNQITIPQQRPSGDNYVMSTFRRLEVNGIPEERKVAEALNL
- the sgce gene encoding epsilon-sarcoglycan isoform X5 yields the protein MICTMSAAAVAVWLGTVVTILSRSHADRNVYPSAGVLFVHVLEREYFKGEFPPYPKSGDPSNDPITFNTNLKGYPDRPGWLRYIQRTPHSDGVLYGSPTAEHIGKPTVIEITAYNRRTFETARHNLVINIKAAEEFPLPYQAEFYIKNMNVEEMLASEVLGDFLGAVKNVWQPERLNAINITSALDRGGRVPLPINNLKEGVYVMVGADVPFSSCLREVESPHNQLRCSQEMEPVISCDKKFRAQFHIDWCKISLVDINKVVPVYVTRPEPGTGILPEFGEYKPPSESLKSRDYFSDFLVTLAVPSAVALVLFFILGYTMCCRREGVEKRNMQTPDIQLVHHSSIQKSTKELRSMSKNREISWPLSTLPVFNPVSGEVVPPIHPDNYETTSMPLMQTQANLQNQITIPQQRPSGDNYVMSTFRRLEVNGIPEERKVAEALNL
- the sgce gene encoding epsilon-sarcoglycan isoform X4 produces the protein MICTMSAAAVAVWLGTVVCTVHAYDTKHSALHGRNVRVEQSVALKHRAAVSRDVVTILSRSHADRNVYPSAGVLFVHVLEREYFKGEFPPYPKSGDPSNDPITFNTNLKGYPDRPGWLRYIQRTPHSDGVLYGSPTAEHIGKPTVIEITAYNRRTFETARHNLVINIKAAEEFPLPYQAEFYIKNMNVEEMLASEVLGDFLGAVKNVWQPERLNAINITSALDRGGRVPLPINNLKEGVYVMVGADVPFSSCLREVESPHNQLRCSQEMEPVISCDKKFRAQFHIDWCKISLVDINKVVPVYVTRPEPGTGILPEFGEYKPPSESLKSRDYFSDFLVTLAVPSAVALVLFFILGYTMCCRREGVEKRNMQTPDIQLVHHSSIQKSTKELRSMSKNREISWPLSTLPVFNPVSGEVVPPIHPDNYETTSMPLMQTQANLQNQITIPQQRPSGKWYS